In Campylobacter mucosalis, a single window of DNA contains:
- a CDS encoding thermonuclease family protein: protein MVANNYAWAYEKYSKDYINLEKEARDKKLGIWRSKKPIPPWEFRKHP, encoded by the coding sequence ATGGTCGCAAATAACTATGCGTGGGCTTATGAAAAATATTCAAAAGATTATATAAATTTAGAAAAAGAAGCTAGAGATAAAAAGCTAGGAATTTGGCGGAGCAAAAAACCTATTCCGCCGTGGGAATTTAGAAAACATCCCTAA